A window of Chryseobacterium sp. IHB B 17019 genomic DNA:
AACCCAATGGCCCGCATTTTTCACCGTAACAATTTTAGCTTTCGGGAACTGCTGTTTAATTGCAAATTCATCCTGAGGAAGAATATAATTCGACTTTTCTCCTGCTATAAATAAAGTCTCCCCTTCAAAAACACCGAATTTTATGGCGTTAGAAACAAATTCGTTATATTTTTCAGATAAAGTTTTAAGATTAAATCTCCAGTTCAGCTTCTTATTTTCATCCCAATACAGGTTTTTGGTTAAAAACTGGATTGTGGATTTTTCAGGAATATACTGGCTAAGAACCGCTTCCACCTCATTTCTTGAACTTACTGTATTGAAATCAACCGTTTCCAAAGCCTTGATAATTCCCTGATGATGTGGAGGATACGCTTTAGGAGAAATGTCAACAACGATAAGTTTTTCTACTTTTTCGGGGAAGCTTATTGCAAATTGCATTACCGCTTTCCCTCCCAAAGAATGTCCTAAAACATACGCTTTTTTAATTCCGTAATGATTCATGTAATTCATAATATCATTCGCCAGATCATCGTGTGACATACCTTCAGAATGAAAGCTTCTGCCATGATTCCTCAGGTCAATCAAATGAACTGGAAGAAGATCTCCAAGATCTTTTCCAAAACTTCCCCAGTTATCAAGCATTCCAAAAAGACCATGAAATACTAAGAGCGGTGTAGACGAAAGATTTTCGCCAAATATTTTTGAATGTAGAATTTTCATAAGTTTTGTTTTATAAGATGGATGCTGGATGATAGAAGTAGGAAGTTAATGAATGCTGTATTAAACTTCCCGATTCTTACTTCCGGCTTCCAGCCTTCAGTTTACCATTTTCCCAATCTTTTCAAATAAGCCTGAACCGTATTTTCCAGCCCCATGTACAACGCTTCGGAGACCAAAGCATGACCGATGGAAACTTCCAATAAATTCGGGATATTGTCTGCAAAATATTTTAAATTGTCTAAGCTTAAATCATGACCGGCATTAAGTCCTAATCCAAAATCAGCAGCTACAACAGCTGTTTCATAGTAAGGTTTTAATGCCTGTTCTTTATTTAATGAATAATTTTTTGCGTAAGCTTCAGTGTACAGCTCAATTCTGTCGGCTCCTGTTTTTGCCGCGTATTCAACCAATTCCGGTGTAGGATCAAGAAAAATTGAAGTACGGATTCCTGCATTTTTAAACTCGGCAATGATTTCTGTAAGAAAATCCAGGTGTTTTTTTGTGTCCCATCCTGCATTGGAAGTGATTGCATTATCTGCATCAGGAACCAACGTCACCTGCTCCGGCTTCACCTCCAAAACCATGTCGATAAACGGACGGTGGGGGTTTCCTTCAATATTAAATTCCGTAGTTACCAACGGTTTGAGATCATAAACATCTTTTCTTGTAATATGTCTTTCATCAGGCCTTGGATGGATCGTAATTCCTTGACCACCAAACTCCTGAATTTTAATTGCAGCTTCCGTTACACTTGGCGTTTCGCCTCCTCTTGCATTTCTTAATGTTGCAATTTTATTAATGTTTACACTTAGTTTTGTCATTTTTTTCCTGTATAAGTAGAAGTTAATTTCACATTATTTATGTTTGTTTGACCCGTATCATGGTTATATCAAATTCAAACTTTAACAATGTTCTAAAACTTCACAAATTTAGTGATTAAAAATCACTCTCCGATGTATAAAAGAGCGGAAAATATGAAGCCATCAGTTTAACATGTCTGCTTTTACAAATTAAGTTGAATGATGTATTCCAATCACTATCATCATTATATTTTAAACAATATAAATCCTAATAAGTTTTAACAAATCGGACGGTTACTACAAGTCACTTTTACCTTAAAAACACTTTTATAAAAAATGAATCTTTAGAAAAAAGTTAACATTTATAACATAATGAATTAAATTATATTAATAAAATACTATTAATTCAAAAATATACTCAATAAATTTAATTAAATGTAAAATAATTTGACTTTTAATGATAATATGTTAATAAAACCATAAAAAGTATGCTTTTTTTTATTAATATTACAGTATCTAAATTTAACACAGGATGAAATTAAATGCTAAAACCTCTCTTAGTGTAGGTGCTTTCTGTTTCTTGCTGGGAACTACCGGCCAGATAAATGCACAAAAAACAAAAAGTGATTCCACTAAAACTACGGAAATCAAAGAAGTTGTAGTAACAGCTCTTGGGATTAAAAGAGACCAAAGAAAGCTTGGCTACGCTATTTCTAAAGTTGACAGCAAAGACATTACCCAGGCCGGCGTAGTAAATCCCATGGAAGCCCTTCAGGGCAAATTACCGGGAGTTCAGGTCATAGCCGGATCAGGAGGACCTCAGTCCAGTGCAAAAATTCAAATTCGTGGGAATACCTCATTAGGAAAGAATAATCAGCCGCTGGTAGTAGTGGACGGGGTGGTTATTGACAATTCCGTTACGGGTGCTGATGAATGGGGATCAGGATATGATTTTGGAAACGAAATGAAAAATCTTAACTCTGACGCTTTTGAATCCGTATCTGTACTTCGGGGTGCCGCCGCTTCTGCCCTTTACGGCTCCCGCGCTTCCAATGGGGTAATTGTAATTACAACAAAAAAAGGACGCAGCAGAAATGGAATTGGGATTAAAGTAAACTCTTCACTTACAACTCAGAGTGTATACGCAGGCCCTAAACTGCAAAATGAATTTGGCGCCGGCGTAGGCCCGAAATTCCCGACAGACAGTAATGGAGAGCGGTTTATAGATCCAAACACTTTCTTCTACAGCTACGGCCCCAAGTTTGATGGCCTTCCCGTAAGAGATGTCGATGGGAGAACCGTTTTATACAATCCACAGCCAAAAAATTATCTGGAGCTGTATCAGGTGGGAATAGACCGGAAAAATTCAATTGAACTTTCCGGAGGTACCGATAAATCAACATTTTTATTTAACTATACAAATCAGGAAGCAGAAGGTATATTGCCACGTAACAAATTCACTAAAAATACTTATTTCTTACGCGCCACTCATGAGTTTAGTAAATACCTGCAATTAGACGCTAGTTTCAATTACACCAGATCCTATGGCGCAAACCCTGTTCCGCAAGGAGGAAACAGCAGTCCTTTATTCAGCTTTGTATATGGAACTCCAAGAAGTTTTGATGCCGTTTATTGGAGCCAAAATTATTTAGATCCTGTAAATGGCGGGATAAAGCAGGATAATGATGACCCCTACGGAATGGCAGGACAATATTTTGACCTGTTCCAAAATACCAGAACCCAAAAAGAAAATAATAATATCGGCCGTTTAGAAGCAAAGTCACAGATTACAGACTGGCTGAGCCTTACCGTTGGTGGTAATTTCAACAACTATAATTTCATCAATGAATCTAAAATTTTAGGCTCTGATCCCGGCTTTAAAGGAGGTGGATACAGCATTCTGGAAGGCAGAAAGGAGCAAAATACACTCAAGTTTTTAGCCAATGCTATTTTTAAATTAACCGATAATTTAACCATGAATGCTTCCCTTGGAGGAGAGAGCTTTACTTCAAAATTTAAATCTACAAGATCATTTACAAACAGCGGCCTTAGAATCCCGGGAGTTTTTACCATTCAAAATTCTGTAGACAATCCTGGCTATGAGTCAATTTATACAGATCAAAATATCTCACCTAAAAAGATCCAATCTTTATATGCCTTTGCTAATTTTGCATGGAAGGATCAGCTATTTGTGGATATTACCGGGCGTAACGACTGGTCTTCAACATTGGCTTATCCTGACGGACATGGTGATATAAGTTATTTTTATCCGTCTTTTGTAGCCAACTGGACCTTCTCCAACTCTTTCAAGCTTCCACAATGGGTAAACTTTGGTAGTTTAAGAGGAAGTTTGGCCTGGGTAGGCCGGGATACATTCCCGTTTAATACAAGTGCCGGTTTTTATTATGCAGGAGATCCCACAGCATACAACTCTCCGGATGGCACGCGTATTCCTTTAATTGGCTTTAATAGCAAAGCCCTGGCCAATCCTAATTTAAGAAACGAATTAAGCAGATCCATTGAATTAGGGCTGAATATGGCATTTTTTAATAACAGGCTGGATTTCGATGTTTCCGTTTACAAAACAAATACAATCAATCAGTTACTTACACTTCCTATGCCTCAGGAATCAGGTGTGGAATCAATGCAAATCAATGCCGGAAATCTACAAAACAAAGGTATCGAAGTCATTGTAAATGCGGTTCCTGTAAAATCAAATAATTTTAAATGGGACACTACCCTTACATTCGCTAAAAACCAGGATAAAATTATTGAGCTTGCTCCCGGAGTTGAAGAATACGTACTACAGTGGGCAATGGGTAGAGATGTAAAAAGTATCGCAATCCCCGGCCAGGAATACGGACTTATACAAACCAACTATGCCTTCGCAACTTATCAGGCCCTTGATGCTAACGGAAATAAAATTGATGATCCACGAAACGGCATGAAAGTCCTTAAGCCGAACGGGTACTATATGCGTTCCAATGCCTATCAAAACCAGGGCTATGTAACTGTAGGGAAACTAACTCCTGATTTCCTGACCAGCTTTAGAAATACTTTTAAATATAAAAATCTGGCATTAAGTGTTTTAATTGATGCCAGGGTGGGTGGTGACATTTTATCTGCCACTTACAATTACGGGGTACAATTCGGAAACCTGCCTTCAACCTTACAGTACAGAGATAAGGAAAGAGGAGGTATCGAATATACAGATCCAAGTGGAGTAACTCAGTTTGGGGTAATTCCTGAGGGTGTATTTGCCCAGAATACACAGATCAAAGATAAGCAAGGGGTAACCCGGGATGTAAGCGGCATGACTTATCAGGAAGTTTTTCAGAGAGGATGGATGGATCCTGTACGTACTGACTTGTATTACAGAAATTTAGGTTCATGGGGAAATGGCATTCGTGAAAATGCTATTTTCGAGAATACCTGGGTTGCTTTACGTGAATTAAGATTAACCTATTCATTCAAACCGGAATTAATAAAGCCTTTGGGCATCAATACATTAAACGCTTCTCTTATAGGAAGAAATCTTTGCTATATCTATAATAAACTTCCGGACGGCATCAATCCTGAAGGAATGTACAACAACAATTCAGGAAGCTTCGCTGAATATGGAGGTTCGCCAATGTCAAGATACATAGGTTTTAATCTGGATTTTTCTTTCTAATCAATTACTAAAAAAAAATGAAAAAATGAAAAAAATATTTTTAATAGCAGCTTCATTATACTTACTAAATTCCTGCACGCGTGATTTTGCTGAAACCAATACAAACCCTCTGGATATCGTAAACACAACTCCGGAATCATTGCTCCCAATGGCCATCAAAAAAGGATATGATGCCAGCTTTGAATATTATTATGATTATTACCGCAGGATCATGCCATGGACTCAGACTTTAGTGCCCGGTACAGCTAATATTTCTGAATTTATGGATGACGGAACTAATATGAACACAAGAAAAGATGTTTTCTATGGTGATCACGGCTCTCTTCTTACGGACATTATTCATAAAATTGACCAGATGCCGGCAGATCAGCAGGCAAGATATGTAAATATCAAAAGTATCGCTACTATTCTAAAGGTTTATTACGCATGGTATGTTACTGATGTTAACGGAAGCATGGCCTATGCAGAAGCCTTTCAGGCGAGGTATGGCGGTACCGCAACTCCAAAATTCGAAACTCAGGAACAGCTGTATGATATTTTTGACAGCCAGCTGAATAATGTTTACAGTGCTCTGGAAGGAGCAAACCAGTCTATACAGGTAAGCCCCGGAAGCGGAGATCTTTTCTTTAATGGAGATATCTTAAAATGGAAAAAAGTTTCTAATTCATTAAGGTTGAAAATTGCATCAAGATTAATGAAAAGAAACCCTGCCAAGCTTGCAACGATCGCAGCTCAGGTATTATCCAGAGACCAGATCAGCAGCACGGCTGAAGATTTTTCCCTGCGCTCAAGAAGATTTACAGAGCATGGCAACTTTAATCCTACCACTTTCTTTGCTTCAAAACCTATGGTAGATCACATGACAAAAAATAAAGACCCGAGGCTGCCTATTTTCTTTCAAAAAAACTCATATTCTAAAACTGCCATTAAAAGATTATCAACAGCAGGTTTAATGACCTCTGTAGCTCTTACCGACTCCCTGCAAAGATATGTTGGAGGACCTACCAGCCCCGATAAAAGTACCACCCGATATTACACCAACGCCAGAAGATCATTGAACGGAACAACCTATGATACGATCTCACGTCTTCAGTACCGTATTTGGCAGCCGGAATATTTATCCGGTACAGGAAATGCCGTATTCCCTATTTTAACGTATGCAGATTATTCTCTATTAAAAGCTGAGTTACAGGCAAGAGGAATCATCTCAACAGGAAATTCTGTTCAGTCGCTTTATGAGGAAGGTATCAAAGCATCTGTAAAAACATATAATTTTATTGCAAAAGAAGCCGTTGTAGAACAATATGAGCCAACAGCAGACAATGAGATAGCAACCTATCTTAATGGGCCGGATGTACAATTTAATCCATCAAAAGCTCTGGAGCAGATCATCATTCAGGAATATCTGAATTATTTTAAACAGCCTAATGAAGTATGGGCTCTTATCAAAAGAACCGATATGCCGAATACTTCTACCGCATTGAAATTAGAAGCACTTGCAAGAACCGGGGGAATCCCTTTGACAATGCCTAGAAGAGTTGTTTTGCAGACTCCGTCGGCGAACAATTTAAACTATAGCAATCAGCAGGCTGCTCTCAACCAGATGAAGCAAGACCCCGATTTCGGCACAAGCGAAAGTGATATCCAAGGCCGTATCTGGTGGGATAAAAAATAAGTCCATAATATTCCTAAAACAAGATCCCGGTGAGCTTTTCACCGGGATCTTTTATTTTAAACCAATTGTTTATTTGGAAGCTAGACTTTTACCTGCATTACTTCAAGATCAAATTCTTTGGAAGCTACAAGCAAATGGTCAAAAATATCAGCTTGAATCTCTTCAAATCGTACCCATTCCGTATCATTGGTGAACGAATAAATCTCCAAAGGCAAGCCTTGCGGCGTAATATTCAATTGACGAACGATTACAGGGCCTTCTTTATCAAGTTCCGGTATTCTTTCAATATATTTTTGGGCATAATACCTGAAAACACCAATATTGGTAAGCTGTCTGCCGTTGATGATTTCTTCTTTATGCGCCATATTTTCCTTTTCTTTCCTAAGCTCGATTGAACTTTGTTTCAAATAATCTGAAATCAGGTTAATATTTTTCAGTCGCTCAATATCTTCTTCTTCAAGGAATTTAAAAGAATTAATATTAAAATATATTGATTTTTTTATCCTTCTTGCATTGGTTTCGGAGATTACCTGCAGGTTTTTGATTTCTGTTGTCAGCAAATCATAGGTAGGAATGGTGGAAAAAGTTTTATCAAAATTATTAATTCTTGTTGTCAAAAGGTTGATTTCAGCGATGTTTCCTTCTACATTATATTTGGGAATGCTTACCCAGTCGCCGACTTTTAAGTTTTTAGAAGTTGCCACATGAAGTCCTGTCACAAAACCCAGAATTGTATCCCTGAAAACCAAAACTAAAACAGCCGTTATCGCCCCCAAACTTCCGACAATTGTTGTCCCTTTAATTCCAAAAATCACGCAAATCCCAACAACGGTAAATATGAAAATTCCTAAAATTCTTACAGTTTCCGAAATCGCGTTCAGAGCCATGATTTTATAGAAATCCTGTTTTATGATGAAATAATTCCTGAAGGCCGTCAGTCCTCTGTAAAGCATTCCGGCGAAGGTTAAAACCATTCCTAAATTTACAACTCTAACGATAAATTTTGTTGTATTTCGAAGAGCTCCATGAAATATAGACTCATGAATCCCTGCTATAATTAAAAGTGCAAAAAGATGAGCTAGTGAATTGGTAACTTTAGATTGATAAATAGATCTTATAACAGGATATTTTTCCTGATTATGAAAAATCCGGAAAACAGTATTAATTATAATTTTAAGGACAAAATCAATAACCAGAAATACTGTACACAGCAAAAACATTTTTACTATCATGTGAAATACCCAATCCAGGCCAGACGGAGAAATCTCACTTATATAAATATAAAGAGGATCCGTAAGTTGCGTGATAAGGTCTCTTGTGTCTTCTAACTGATCATTCATTACAGCAAATTTATAAAATTTAAGGATGATTTTTATTAAAAACTTCTTCTGCAATTTTCATCCCAAATTCTTCATTTTTTAAGATTCATACATTCTTTTAATAATTTTTAAAATATTGAATCCTTTGAAACCCGCACTAGCAAATAAATTATTCACTAAAAATAATTTAAATCAATAAATTATATTAAAAAAATTCACTATTTTATGATCTTATATTTATTTATTTTTTAAATTTGATAAAAACTAAACAAATCAAAATCAGTTAAATATGAAACAAAACTACTTTTTTATTCTATTGTGTGCTTTCGCACTTTTGATCAATTGTAAAGGAGACGAATCCACATTTTCTGAAGACCCCGCACCTACGGTTATTCAAACCGGGAAGGTTGAGGGGAAAGTTACTGCCAATAACGGTACAAAACCAATCGGTGGCGCCATTGTTTTTACCATTGACAGCAATCATAAAGTGTATCACACCTATTCTGACGCCAATGGAAACTTTAGCCTTACAGCTCCTGAAGGCAGCACAACCCTTCATATTCAGACGGGTGACGGCCGAAATTTCAGAACTGAAATTCCGGTTACTGTTAAAAAGAATGAAACCATTACAGTTCCTGTTACAGAATCAAAACTTACACAGGTTGCAAAAATGGCTTACGTAAAAGGAAATTATGATGAAATTGAAGATATCGTTACCGCTCTGGGCTATACTGCGACAGAAATTACGTATCAGGATCTTAAAAACCTCAACAAAATTTCTCAATACGATATTATCTTCCTGAATTGCGGATCCAGAGGAATTACAGAGACAGGAACTTCCACTCCTAGCAATGACGTGTTGGTTTATACTAATCTTTCAACATTCGTTACCAATGGAGGGAGCTTATACAGCTCAGACTGGGCTTCTGCATATCTTGTGGGAGGTGATACCAACACCAACATGTGTAATGCTGCGGGAGGTTTTATCAATGACAATTTACTTTGTCTAAAAAATATCGGAACTGCAACTACTTATGCAAACTGTTCAGTTTCTAATGCTGCTTTAGCTACGGCTGTAGGATTTAATACGTTGGATATTACTTATGATATTGGGCAATGGGAAAAAATCCAGACTTATGATTCCAGCTTCTGGGAAGTTTTGGTTGAAAAAAACAATGAACCTTTAATGATCAGAACAGGAAATTATAACGATCCCAATGCACAATCAGTTGCGGTAGGAACAGCTGCCAACAACAATCAGATGACGATTTGCCATCACACCGGAAATGGAAATAATATCACCATTACCATTGATGCAAGTACATGGCCGAGTCATCAGGCTCACGGTGACACGCAAGGCCCTTGTTCGGGAGGAAATTCCAGCAGTGGTAAAATTTACTACACGACTTTCCACAACCACGCAACAGGAAATATCGGGAAAACAGAACCGATCTTGGAATATGTAATTTTAAACCTATAATAACTTTATCTTAAACATGGGAGTGGCTTTTTTATAAAGCCACTTTTTTTATATCTTGCATACATATTTTTTAGCATGAATATCGATACAGCATTAATTAACATTCTTTGTCTTGTTTTGTTATTTCTGGGAATTTTGGGTACATTCTTACCTATTTTACCGGGATTATTACTAAGTATCTGCGGATTATTAATCTACAAATTCGGGACAGGTGCGGATTTGCCGATGATTTATATCTGGGCTTTCGGCATTCTGACATTGGCTTCTGTAGTTTTAAGTTATGTCATTCCGGCAAAGACCAATCAGAAATACGGTGGAACACGCTGGGGAAGCATCGGTTCGGTAATCGGGATGATTATTGGAATGTTTTTACCAATTCCTTTAGGTTTTTTAATCGGAATGTTTGCCGGCGTTTTCGTGGGCGAACTTCTTCACGACAGCAAAGACATGAACAAGGCCTTAAAATCAACCAAAGGAGCTTTCGTTGGGTTCATTTACGGGACAGGCTTCAGTTTTGTGGTAGGTGTGGCAATGTTTTTGGTAGTAGTTCTTGATATGCTTAGTATTATTTAAAAAGAAAATTATGTTTTATAAAACCACCATATTGAGTTTGGGCTTTTTATCCTTAATAAATTGCAATGCGCAAAAAGAACCAAAAACTTCCGAAAAAGCCTGGACTGCAACTGAAATTAAACAAACACCACCCATGAAAGGTGAAAATGTCATCTACCTCAATGAAGGCGAAAATAAATTCCTGAAAGAATACCAAATGAATGTGACTTTCAAAGGAATTTCTGAAGACAGCCGTTGTCCAAAAGGCGTTAACTGCATTTGGGCAGGAGTTGCCGTTGCACAAGTAGAAGTAATGGGTGTTGCAACCCGACCAATGACCTTAACTCTCGCAAGCCTTGATAATAAAGGCAGAAACTACAACAAATCTGCGGATTTCAACGGTTTTACAATTTCCCTGGCTGAAGTCAATCCTTATCCTGGAGATGGAGAAAGTGCAAAAGGTTTGAACGGGAAATATAAAATTGGTATTGTCATCAAAAAAGCGGGAGAAAATTCTACCACGAAATAGGCTTTTTCCCTTTTGAAACCAAGTATTCATTAATTTTTGAAAAAGGTTTGCTCCCGAAAAAACCTCTGTGAACAGAAAACGGAGACGGGTGGGCAGACTTTAAAATAAAATGTTTAGTCGGATCAATGAGTTCAGCTTTTTTTTGTGCAAAAGCTCCCCACAATACGAAAACTACATTTTCTTTTTTATCTGAAATTTCTTTAATAATAAAATCCGTAAACTTTTCCCAACCTAAATCTTTGTGGGAATTGGGAGAATGGGCACGAACGGTTAAA
This region includes:
- a CDS encoding alpha/beta fold hydrolase, with translation MKILHSKIFGENLSSTPLLVFHGLFGMLDNWGSFGKDLGDLLPVHLIDLRNHGRSFHSEGMSHDDLANDIMNYMNHYGIKKAYVLGHSLGGKAVMQFAISFPEKVEKLIVVDISPKAYPPHHQGIIKALETVDFNTVSSRNEVEAVLSQYIPEKSTIQFLTKNLYWDENKKLNWRFNLKTLSEKYNEFVSNAIKFGVFEGETLFIAGEKSNYILPQDEFAIKQQFPKAKIVTVKNAGHWVQAENPVDFAEVVKQFLNLD
- a CDS encoding SusC/RagA family TonB-linked outer membrane protein encodes the protein MKLNAKTSLSVGAFCFLLGTTGQINAQKTKSDSTKTTEIKEVVVTALGIKRDQRKLGYAISKVDSKDITQAGVVNPMEALQGKLPGVQVIAGSGGPQSSAKIQIRGNTSLGKNNQPLVVVDGVVIDNSVTGADEWGSGYDFGNEMKNLNSDAFESVSVLRGAAASALYGSRASNGVIVITTKKGRSRNGIGIKVNSSLTTQSVYAGPKLQNEFGAGVGPKFPTDSNGERFIDPNTFFYSYGPKFDGLPVRDVDGRTVLYNPQPKNYLELYQVGIDRKNSIELSGGTDKSTFLFNYTNQEAEGILPRNKFTKNTYFLRATHEFSKYLQLDASFNYTRSYGANPVPQGGNSSPLFSFVYGTPRSFDAVYWSQNYLDPVNGGIKQDNDDPYGMAGQYFDLFQNTRTQKENNNIGRLEAKSQITDWLSLTVGGNFNNYNFINESKILGSDPGFKGGGYSILEGRKEQNTLKFLANAIFKLTDNLTMNASLGGESFTSKFKSTRSFTNSGLRIPGVFTIQNSVDNPGYESIYTDQNISPKKIQSLYAFANFAWKDQLFVDITGRNDWSSTLAYPDGHGDISYFYPSFVANWTFSNSFKLPQWVNFGSLRGSLAWVGRDTFPFNTSAGFYYAGDPTAYNSPDGTRIPLIGFNSKALANPNLRNELSRSIELGLNMAFFNNRLDFDVSVYKTNTINQLLTLPMPQESGVESMQINAGNLQNKGIEVIVNAVPVKSNNFKWDTTLTFAKNQDKIIELAPGVEEYVLQWAMGRDVKSIAIPGQEYGLIQTNYAFATYQALDANGNKIDDPRNGMKVLKPNGYYMRSNAYQNQGYVTVGKLTPDFLTSFRNTFKYKNLALSVLIDARVGGDILSATYNYGVQFGNLPSTLQYRDKERGGIEYTDPSGVTQFGVIPEGVFAQNTQIKDKQGVTRDVSGMTYQEVFQRGWMDPVRTDLYYRNLGSWGNGIRENAIFENTWVALRELRLTYSFKPELIKPLGINTLNASLIGRNLCYIYNKLPDGINPEGMYNNNSGSFAEYGGSPMSRYIGFNLDFSF
- a CDS encoding mechanosensitive ion channel family protein; translation: MNDQLEDTRDLITQLTDPLYIYISEISPSGLDWVFHMIVKMFLLCTVFLVIDFVLKIIINTVFRIFHNQEKYPVIRSIYQSKVTNSLAHLFALLIIAGIHESIFHGALRNTTKFIVRVVNLGMVLTFAGMLYRGLTAFRNYFIIKQDFYKIMALNAISETVRILGIFIFTVVGICVIFGIKGTTIVGSLGAITAVLVLVFRDTILGFVTGLHVATSKNLKVGDWVSIPKYNVEGNIAEINLLTTRINNFDKTFSTIPTYDLLTTEIKNLQVISETNARRIKKSIYFNINSFKFLEEEDIERLKNINLISDYLKQSSIELRKEKENMAHKEEIINGRQLTNIGVFRYYAQKYIERIPELDKEGPVIVRQLNITPQGLPLEIYSFTNDTEWVRFEEIQADIFDHLLVASKEFDLEVMQVKV
- a CDS encoding pyridoxine 5'-phosphate synthase; the encoded protein is MTKLSVNINKIATLRNARGGETPSVTEAAIKIQEFGGQGITIHPRPDERHITRKDVYDLKPLVTTEFNIEGNPHRPFIDMVLEVKPEQVTLVPDADNAITSNAGWDTKKHLDFLTEIIAEFKNAGIRTSIFLDPTPELVEYAAKTGADRIELYTEAYAKNYSLNKEQALKPYYETAVVAADFGLGLNAGHDLSLDNLKYFADNIPNLLEVSIGHALVSEALYMGLENTVQAYLKRLGKW
- a CDS encoding DUF456 domain-containing protein, producing the protein MNIDTALINILCLVLLFLGILGTFLPILPGLLLSICGLLIYKFGTGADLPMIYIWAFGILTLASVVLSYVIPAKTNQKYGGTRWGSIGSVIGMIIGMFLPIPLGFLIGMFAGVFVGELLHDSKDMNKALKSTKGAFVGFIYGTGFSFVVGVAMFLVVVLDMLSII
- a CDS encoding SusD/RagB family nutrient-binding outer membrane lipoprotein, coding for MKKIFLIAASLYLLNSCTRDFAETNTNPLDIVNTTPESLLPMAIKKGYDASFEYYYDYYRRIMPWTQTLVPGTANISEFMDDGTNMNTRKDVFYGDHGSLLTDIIHKIDQMPADQQARYVNIKSIATILKVYYAWYVTDVNGSMAYAEAFQARYGGTATPKFETQEQLYDIFDSQLNNVYSALEGANQSIQVSPGSGDLFFNGDILKWKKVSNSLRLKIASRLMKRNPAKLATIAAQVLSRDQISSTAEDFSLRSRRFTEHGNFNPTTFFASKPMVDHMTKNKDPRLPIFFQKNSYSKTAIKRLSTAGLMTSVALTDSLQRYVGGPTSPDKSTTRYYTNARRSLNGTTYDTISRLQYRIWQPEYLSGTGNAVFPILTYADYSLLKAELQARGIISTGNSVQSLYEEGIKASVKTYNFIAKEAVVEQYEPTADNEIATYLNGPDVQFNPSKALEQIIIQEYLNYFKQPNEVWALIKRTDMPNTSTALKLEALARTGGIPLTMPRRVVLQTPSANNLNYSNQQAALNQMKQDPDFGTSESDIQGRIWWDKK
- a CDS encoding carboxypeptidase-like regulatory domain-containing protein, whose product is MKQNYFFILLCAFALLINCKGDESTFSEDPAPTVIQTGKVEGKVTANNGTKPIGGAIVFTIDSNHKVYHTYSDANGNFSLTAPEGSTTLHIQTGDGRNFRTEIPVTVKKNETITVPVTESKLTQVAKMAYVKGNYDEIEDIVTALGYTATEITYQDLKNLNKISQYDIIFLNCGSRGITETGTSTPSNDVLVYTNLSTFVTNGGSLYSSDWASAYLVGGDTNTNMCNAAGGFINDNLLCLKNIGTATTYANCSVSNAALATAVGFNTLDITYDIGQWEKIQTYDSSFWEVLVEKNNEPLMIRTGNYNDPNAQSVAVGTAANNNQMTICHHTGNGNNITITIDASTWPSHQAHGDTQGPCSGGNSSSGKIYYTTFHNHATGNIGKTEPILEYVILNL